The Sylvia atricapilla isolate bSylAtr1 chromosome 10, bSylAtr1.pri, whole genome shotgun sequence genome contains a region encoding:
- the DYNLT2B gene encoding dynein light chain Tctex-type protein 2B isoform X1 produces the protein MGELGPEEAAENTYSLRPGLQHRFKSSTVKECIRAILKEKLANLQYIPEEMPELTKSLSETIKDRLKEEGFDRYKMVVQVVIGEQRGEGVKTACFVWWLHLAASTIEDALSWIACLHFSGGAVFFISSTTRPLPREIFSVNGPLVSLHDIKLHHPIVRCSTQREESSIKISKAELQGSTGFPEEDQTYLTTAGPSEKTTPF, from the exons ATGGGCGAGCTGGGCCCGGAGGAGGCGGCCGAGAACACCTACAGCCTGCGGCCCGGCCTCCAGCACCG ATTTAAGTCGTCCACAGTAAAAGAATGCATCCGTGCAATACTGAAGGAAAAGCTGGCCAACCTACAATACATCCCAGAAGAAATGCCTGAGCTTACAAAGTCTTTATCAGAGACAATAAAAGACAGACTGAAAG agGAGGGATTTGACAGGTACAAGATGGTGGTGCAGGTTGTCAttggagagcagagaggagaaggagtGAA gacagcctgttttgTGTGGTGGCTGCATTTGGCTGCTTCTACTATTGAAG ATGCACTATCCTGGATAGCTTGTCTTCATTTCTCAG gtggggcagtgttctttatctcttccacaacccGTCCTCTGCCCAGGGAGATATTTTCTGTTAATGGACCGTTGGTCTCACTGCATGacataaaattacatcatcctaTCGTGAGATGCTCCACACAGCGGGAGGAGTCAAGCATAAAAATCTCAAAGGCAGAACTCCAAGGTagcactggattcccagaggaagaccagacctATCTTACCACCGCTGGACCTTCGGAGAAAACTACTCCCTTCTAA
- the DYNLT2B gene encoding dynein light chain Tctex-type protein 2B isoform X2: MGELGPEEAAENTYSLRPGLQHRFKSSTVKECIRAILKEKLANLQYIPEEMPELTKSLSETIKDRLKEEGFDRYKMVVQVVIGEQRGEGVKTACFVWWLHLAASTIEDALSWIACLHFSADTAVISQSLCFGI; encoded by the exons ATGGGCGAGCTGGGCCCGGAGGAGGCGGCCGAGAACACCTACAGCCTGCGGCCCGGCCTCCAGCACCG ATTTAAGTCGTCCACAGTAAAAGAATGCATCCGTGCAATACTGAAGGAAAAGCTGGCCAACCTACAATACATCCCAGAAGAAATGCCTGAGCTTACAAAGTCTTTATCAGAGACAATAAAAGACAGACTGAAAG agGAGGGATTTGACAGGTACAAGATGGTGGTGCAGGTTGTCAttggagagcagagaggagaaggagtGAA gacagcctgttttgTGTGGTGGCTGCATTTGGCTGCTTCTACTATTGAAG ATGCACTATCCTGGATAGCTTGTCTTCATTTCTCAG CAGATACTGCAGTGATTTCTCAATCTCTCTGTTTTGGAATATGA
- the DYNLT2B gene encoding dynein light chain Tctex-type protein 2B isoform X3 produces the protein MGELGPEEAAENTYSLRPGLQHRFKSSTVKECIRAILKEKLANLQYIPEEMPELTKSLSETIKDRLKEEGFDRYKMVVQVVIGEQRGEGVNMAARCFWDADTDSCAHDVFMNDSLFCVVAAFGCFYY, from the exons ATGGGCGAGCTGGGCCCGGAGGAGGCGGCCGAGAACACCTACAGCCTGCGGCCCGGCCTCCAGCACCG ATTTAAGTCGTCCACAGTAAAAGAATGCATCCGTGCAATACTGAAGGAAAAGCTGGCCAACCTACAATACATCCCAGAAGAAATGCCTGAGCTTACAAAGTCTTTATCAGAGACAATAAAAGACAGACTGAAAG agGAGGGATTTGACAGGTACAAGATGGTGGTGCAGGTTGTCAttggagagcagagaggagaaggagtGAA CATGGCTGCACGATGTTTCTGGGACGCTGACACTGACAGCTGTGCTCACGACGTGTTCATGAAC gacagcctgttttgTGTGGTGGCTGCATTTGGCTGCTTCTACTATTGA